In Rhineura floridana isolate rRhiFlo1 chromosome 6, rRhiFlo1.hap2, whole genome shotgun sequence, one genomic interval encodes:
- the LOC133386857 gene encoding vitamin D3 hydroxylase-associated protein-like, giving the protein MLQSASTMIPAWLRQPWPHVKIDLHIVFALTGGSALAFLALKWMGQKRIKREIQEARRLRDHGFDQMEKAVQEFKHQNPGIQAALILSLPLVELVEKLKEGSLSPERVLYTYMEKALTVTQEVNCVRHFIPECEQHLQELKKQTEKGLLYGVPVSIKDHIEYKGHLSTCGFVQSLSALAEDDSVLVKVLKRQGANPFVITNVPQSLLNYDCSNSIFGQTVNPMDHKRGPGGSSGGEGALISAGGSILGFGSDLGGSIRLPASFCGLCGLKPTAGRLSNSGVSGPVDGMLSVIGTVGPMARDVDSLVLCMKALLCEDMFQLDPIVPPMFFNEKVYSSSTPLRIGYYDTDGYFLLPPCMRRAVHETRKLLQEAGHTLVPFTPPSVDYAADELYFKGLFADGGSTLLAMFDRDIVDPCLKPQVTQLRIPNLVKKILAKIVKPWFPRLASHLNALCGVRSVKYLWELHDKVMAYREMFVDQWRKCKLDVVLCPVLGPAFTLRYPSKIIVAISSTMLYNLLNFPAGVVPVTTVTEADEEDLRQYRGHYGDPWDKKLKEAVEGAVGLPVAVQCVALPWQEELCLRFMKEVEMLCRDSRQKTAK; this is encoded by the exons ATGTTGCAAAGTGCTTCCACTATGATCCCCGCATGGCTGAGACAGCCATGGCCTCATGTTAAAATTGATCTTCACATTGTCTTTGCCCTGACTGGTGGCTCAGCTCTAGCTTTCTTGGCACTCAAATGGATGGGCCAGAAAAGGATAAAAAGAGAAATACAAGAGGCAAGAAGGTTGAGAGACCATGGCTTTGATCAAATGGAAAAAGCTGTTCAGGAGTTTAAACACCAG AATCCTGGAATCCAAGCTGCTCTCATCCTTTCTCTGCCTCTggtggagctggtggagaagctGAAGGAAGGGTCCTTGTCTCCCGAAAGGGTCCTTTACACTTATATGGAAAAG GCTTTAACAGTTACCCAAGAGGTGAACTGTGTGCGCCATTTTATTCCAGAATGTGAGCAGCATCTTCAAGAGCTGAAAAAGCAGACGGAAAAGGGCTTGCTGTATGGTGTGCCTGTCAGTATCAAGGACCACATTGAGTACAAG GGACACTTATCAACATGTGGCTTTGTCCAGTCACTCAGTGCTCTGGCAGAAGATGACAGTGTGCTGGTCAAGGTGTTAAAAAGGCAGGGAGCAAATCCATTTGTAATCACCAATGTCCCACAATCCTTATTGAA CTATGACTGCAGCAACTCTATTTTTGGCCAGACAGTGAATCCTATGGATCATAAGAGAGGCCCTGGTGGATCATCTGGAGGGGAAGGTGCTCTAATTTCTGCAGGAGGGTCCATCCTGGGATTTGGATCAGATTTGGGTGGAAGTATCCGTCTACCCGCCAGCTTCTGTGGTCTCTGTGGGCTGAAGCCAACAGCAGGTAGGCTAAG CAATTCAGGAGTAAGTGGTCCTGTTGATGGAATGCTCTCAG TTATAGGAACAGTGGGCCCAATGGCAAGGGATGTGGACAGTCTAGTTCTGTGCATGAAGGCTCTTTTATGTGAAGACATGTTCCAGCTGGACCCCATTGTGCCGCCTATGTTTTTCAATGAGAAG gTATACTCTAGCTCCACACCACTCCGGATTGGGTATTATGACACTGATGGCTattttctgctccctccctgtatGAGGCGGGCTGTGCATGAAACTAGGAAGCTTCTCCAAGAAGCTGGCCATACG CTAGTTCCCTTCACCCCACCTTCCGTGGACTATGCCGCAGATGAACTTTATTTCAAAGGTCTTTTTGCTGATGGGGGCTCAACTCTGTTGGCCATGTT TGATAGAGACATAGTAGATCCATGCTTGAAACCCCAGGTGACTCAACTTAGAATCCCAAATCTGGTGAAGAAAATTTTGGCCAAGATTgtcaaaccctgg TTTCCACGACTGGCCAGCCATCTGAACGCACTGTGTGGAGTGAG GTCTGTGAAATACCTTTGGGAGCTGCATGACAAAGTGAtg GCTTATCGTGAAATGTTTGTTGACCAATGGAGGAAATGCAAGCTTGATGTTGTcctatgtccagttctgggccCTGCCTTCACTCTTAGATATCCCTCAAAAATAATCG ttgctatctcatctACCATGCTGTACAACCTTCTGAACTTTCCTGCTGGAGTTGTGCCAGTCACCACAGTTACAGAGGCTGATGAAGAGGACCTGAGGCAGTACCGAGGGCACTATGGTGACCCTTGGGATAAGAAACTGAAAGAG GCGGTGGAAGGTGCTGTGGGGCTCCCTGTGGCTGTTCAATGTGTGGCTTTACCATGGCAGGAGGAATTATGCCTTCGATTCATGAAAGAGGTAGAGATGCTGTGCCGTGATAGCAGACAGAAGACAGCCAAGTGA